A DNA window from Porites lutea chromosome 6, jaPorLute2.1, whole genome shotgun sequence contains the following coding sequences:
- the LOC140941826 gene encoding beta-4C adrenergic receptor-like: MDEKSAVHITAYICSSFLFFAIMVLNIVTILALRRTFVLPRNFKTLLLSLAVSDAGVGLLVQPLYIAIHATLHMNIQVPNVARAYLVIMNTLCVTSFLGVAALAADRFLAIHVHLRYEELVTHNRVTVGVISMWVFSACISFPVLRDAKITFSIIAFVAIACLLVTGVFYLKIYLAVKRQANQIITLNTPRGEENVEELALNARRQRKAATMTLGVYLVLMVCYLPSLCITAVKVISPANPPSQILRLISDLFIYLNACLNPLIYCWKMKPIRQSAVSIIRSTFSF, translated from the coding sequence atggaTGAAAAGTCGGCTGTCCACATCACTGCATACATCTGCTCTAGCTTCTTATTCTTTGCAATCATGGTGTTGAACATTGTAACGATATTAGCGCTCCGAAGAACCTTTGTGTTACCAAGAAACTTCAAGACGCTGCTTCTAAGTCTTGCAGTGTCTGATGCTGGTGTCGGTCTACTTGTGCAACCACTGTATATTGCTATACATGCAACGCTACACATGAACATACAGGTACCAAACGTGGCGAGAGCCTACTTGGTCATTATGAACACTCTTTGTGTTACTtcgtttcttggtgttgcagctCTAGCTGCTGACAGATTCCTGGCAATTCATGTTCATCTCAGATACGAGGAGCTTGTGACTCATAACCGCGTGACTGTTGGAGTGATATCAATGTGGGTCTTCAGTGCATGTATTTCGTTCCCTGTGCTGCGCGACGCAAAGATAACCTTCTCAATAATTGCATTTGTTGCGATTGCTTGCTTATTGGTTACAGGGGTATTTTACTTGAAGATATATTTAGCCGTAAAACGCCAGGCAAATCAAATTATTACCCTAAATACACCTCGAGGAGAAGAGAATGTAGAAGAGTTAGCTCTTAACGCAAGAAGGCAAAGAAAGGCTGCAACTATGACACTCGGTGTGTACCTTGTTCTTATGGTTTGCTATCTGCCAAGCCTATGTATAACGGCTGTAAAGGTAATATCACCTGCAAACCCTCCATCGCAGATTTTAAGACTTATTAGTGACTTGTTTATTTACCTGAATGCATGCCTCAATCCTCTGATTTATTGCTGGAAGATGAAACCCATTCGACAGTCCGCTGTGAGCATTATACGAAGtacgttttcattttaa